A single genomic interval of Amblyomma americanum isolate KBUSLIRL-KWMA chromosome 11, ASM5285725v1, whole genome shotgun sequence harbors:
- the LOC144111231 gene encoding uncharacterized protein LOC144111231, whose product MAVEARSVCWEAFLAFPSVVFRGVRPRAMDPRTFEKKYRTKHAYGKRKRKPVTARKKRLLSAGGSAEPSDRSESAEYAPNVLCDLSPNVLRDLAPSRAPASDSETNHDLLPSKRARSVTAPVTIDVPVSLALGERPTIRECPVATSSSTDNGVGLQRSSPPDCRASETRFRGESFNAEMSPQPTTASEGSPMPSTSSGASTVLQRGRTLDAADAPAAVLAAHRSVDSSPRERRTIQAHLKTRFVSAESAELQASRVRESLRAVSATERKFGLTGSQENAIPAPPEEEFMLVQVAALNSLIGSTLCPTCQQPGLAVHRETELGLAVKMVLSCISCGTLQSEWSSQRKSGSRAFEVNIRAMQAIKSIGKGPTALNDFWATMNVSHRGLHHKTYDEHLKKTFKPAAAAAAHNIFTDAVEAVKKVYIEMGTFSKNITVVYDGTWLTRGHSSHTGVGCIIEFHTGLVLDCVVLSNFCLGCSRQPAESNPHYAEWKQQHQCQKNTDVNSGRMEVEAALQLFRRSLSKNDLRYTNIVCDGDSRMFRTLCDEEVYGFVQLSKEDCINHVKKRMGAALRSLVAKAKKGEPLGGKGGLTQQLIKKLTNYYGLALRNHSEVEEMQRAVMATYYHITSTDGEPHHELCPPGPLSWCNHRSAEVEGQPAPAHKYKLSAKVAEALLPVYQRLSDPQLLARCKGGKTQNAAESLHSVIWSLISKDQHASLFAVETAVHEAISRYNSGSLKAYSDLCTTLGLRPGALSLQRAVEKDSQRMKKAHKVHLLKGQRAKKSPAAKDTKFYNAGAF is encoded by the coding sequence ATGGCGGTTGAGGCAAGGAGCGTCTGCTGGGAAGCCTTTCTGGCCTTTCCTTCTGTTGTGTTTCGAGGAGTTCGACCACGTGCAATGGATCCGCGCACGTTCGAAAAGAAGTACCGGACGAAGCATGCCTACGGGAAGCGGAAACGCAAGCCCGTCACAGCAAGGAAGAAGCGGCTATTGTCAGCAGGTGGTTCGGCCGAGCCAAGCGACCGTTCAGAATCGGCGGAGTACGCGCCCAACGTGCTGTGCGATCTCTCGCCCAACGTGCTGCGGGATCTTGCGCCGAGTCGAGCACCAGCCAGTGATAGTGAGACGAACCATGATCTTTTGCCGTCGAAGCGCGCGCGCAGTGTTACTGCACCGGTGACGATCGACGTGCCAGTGAGTCTCGCCTTAGGCGAGCGTCCCACCATACGCGAGTGTCCCGTCGCAACTTCGTCCAGCACAGATAACGGAGTGGGCTTGCAGCGGTCATCGCCGCCCGACTGCAGAGCATCGGAGACGCGCTTCCGCGGTGAATCGTTCAACGCCGAGATGTCTCCGCAGCCAACAACCGCCAGTGAAGGCAGTCCCATGCCATCGACGAGTTCCGGCGCTTCGACGGTGCTGCAACGCGGGCGCACGCTCGATGCCGCGGATGCGCCGGCGGCCGTCCTTGCCGCTCATCGCAGTGTTGACAGTTCGCCCAGAGAACGTCGCACTATTCAAGCTCACCTAAAAACACGATTTGTGTCCGCGGAAAGTGCAGAACTGCAAGCGTCGAGAGTTCGCGAATCGCTTCGCGCGGTTTCAGCAACGGAGCGCAAGTTCGGGCTGACTGGCTCACAGGAAAATGCCATTCCCGCACCTCCAGAAGAGGAGTTTATGCTTGTTCAAGTTGCTGCTTTGAACTCGCTGATTGGTTCCACGCTTTGCCCAACTTGTCAGCAGCCCGGCCTAGCAGTGCACCGCGAGACTGAACTGGGGCTAGCTGTGAAGATGGTACTTTCATGCATTTCCTGTGGTACCCTACAGTCAGAGTGGTCCTCACAAAGGAAGAGCGGCTCTAGAGCTTTTGAGGTCAACATCAGAGCTATGCAAGCAATAAAGAGCATTGGGAAAGGACCAACTGCTCTTAATGACTTCTGGGCCACCATGAATGTCTCGCATCGTGGGTTACACCATAAAACATATGATGAGCACCTCAAAAAAACTTTCAAGCCTGCCGCAGCGGCAGCTGCTCACAACATCTTCACAGATGCTGTAGAGGCAGTGAAAAAGGTGTACATTGAAATGGGGACATTTTCAAAGAACATCACAGTAGTTTATGATGGCACATGGTTGACACGCGGTCACAGCTCCCATACTGGCGTAGGCTGTATAATTGAATTTCATACAGGACTTGTGTTGGACTGTGTAGTTCTGTCCAACTTCTGCCTTGGGTGCAGCCGACAGCCAGCAGAAAGTAACCCCCATTATGCTGAATGGAAGCAGCAACACCAGTGCCAGAAAAACACTGATGTGAATTCTGGAAGAATGGAGGTTGAGGCTGCACTACAACTCTTCAGGCGCTCCTTGAGCAAAAATGATTTACGCTACACAAACATAGTTTGTGATGGGGACAGCCGCATGTTTCGCACTTTATGTGATGAAGAAGTTTATGGTTTTGTGCAGCTGTCTaaagaagactgcataaatcACGTGAAAAAACGAATGGGGGCTGCACTTCGCTCTTTGGTAGCCAAGGCAAAGAAAGGAGAGCCACTTGGTGGAAAGGGGGGCCTGACACAGCAGCTCATCAAAAAACTGACGAACTACTATGGCCTTGCTCTGCGGAACCATTCAGAAGTCGAGGAAATGCAAAGGGCAGTAATGGCAACATACTACCACATCACATCAACAGATGGTGAGCCCCATCATGAGCTGTGTCCCCCTGGCCCCCTTAGCTGGTGCAACCACCGATCAGCTGAGGTAGAAGGGCAGCCAGCACCAGCTCACAAGTACAAGCTTTCAGCTAAAGTTGCTGAAGCACTTCTGCCTGTGTACCAGCGCCTCTCAGACCCTCAGTTGCTGGCCCGGTGCAAAGGAGGCAAAACTCAAAACGCGGCTGAGAGTCTCCATTCAGTGATATGGTCATTAATATCAAAAGACCAGcatgcctcactgtttgccgTGGAAACAGCAGTGCACGAGGCAATTTCAAGGTACAACTCGGGCAGTCTGAAAGCTTATTCAGACCTGTGCACAACATTGGGCCTGCGCCCTGGTGCCCTCTCTCTTCAGCGGGCTGTCGAGAAAGATTCCCAGCGAATGAAGAAAGCACACAAAGTCCATCTCCTGAAAGGACAGAGGGCTAAGAAGTCACCTGCTGCCAAGGACACCAAATTTTACAACGCAGGAGCATTCTAG